Genomic DNA from Vicugna pacos chromosome 14, VicPac4, whole genome shotgun sequence:
GCTCAGACTCTCTCTTGTTCCCCTTGTTCCAGAGCTAGTGGGACCCCTGAGTGTGCCTGGCCACGCCACCTGTGGTCTCGGGTGAGCGGTGAGCCTCTTGTTCCTTCTTGTGTGAAATGAGGGTGGTGAGCGTCTGGGAAGGTGTCGGGATTCGGGCAGAGTGCGCCTCAGGGTGCCCAGTACAGAGTGTGCAGAAGACAGCATTGTCACTTTACTACAACTGAAGAGGGTTCCCTCCCCACGTCCTGTCCCCCAGCTCACAGGTCACTGCCATTTCCTGGGGTGAGGGGCTCTGTGTTCAGGCCTTGTACCGCAGCCTTGCCCGGCACTTCGGAAGGGACTGGGCTGCAGGTCTGCGTGGTGACTGGCGTGGGGCCTGCTCCCTGTTGGGCTGCATAGCCAACAAGGTGAAGATGGTGTTTATGCTTGTAAATTTGAGGTTAAAACCAAAAGAACATTTCATGACATAGGAAGATGACATGAAAACAAGTCTCAGTGCCCATAACTAAAATGTCATTGGGACACAGCTGTGGTCATGCCCTCACTTCGTCTCGAGGCTGCCCTCAcgctcgccgtgcagagctgagTTGGGACGGGCGCCAACGGCCTCAGAGTCTGTGATGCCCGCCATCTGGCCCTCCACAGAGAAGGTGTGCTGACCCCTGACCAGACGGGAGAGTGTTAGCGGTGGGGCTGGAACTGAAAGAAACCCAGTGTAGGGGGAGACACTGCCAGCAGCGGGAGTGCAGGACCCAGCGGTGGGGGTTCCAATGGAGCTGGGCTTGGCTGCCTGCTGTGcggcccccaaccccagcccggAGGAGCCCTTCACCAGGAGGCTCCCCTCTGCCGGCCTGGGTGCTGTGTGTGAGGGCAGCAGCCCCCTCGGTGGACAAGAGGTGACCCCTGTCAGAGTAGCTCCCTGGGGGTCAGGGCACTGAGAGAAAGGCTGGGGGCCAGTCACATGGGCGGTCACAGGTCTCAGAGCTGGGCTCCCACCCAGCAGAGGAGGCAGCTCGCTTGGGTCTCGGGAGCGGGACCCCGCCTGGCTGTGGACTCGCTGCAGCCACCTCGTTGCTCACGGGcccaacccccgcccccccacctgTGCAGCTCTTCTTCGAGGGCTGTGAAGTTGGACATGTAGGCTCATTCTGTTTTTAAGGATAAGCaattactttgttttttaagtagactctgttttttagagcagttttgggttcacagcaaaactgaatgggaggtacagagatttcccacgtGGGCACAGCCCCTGCTGCCGGCGTCTGCCCAGTGATCCCTTCCCTGATGGGGGTGTGTTCACGCAGctccaggtggaggaggaggtgtgaggctgccctcaggcctgggcccctccccagaGGCATTCTTGTGTCTGGCACAGGGTTACCTGTGGTCCCCTTCCAGCCTGGGAGTCCAGGCTTGTTGGGAGTTGGTTGTGGGTGGCCGCCCACTCTGTTCCGTGTGGTCGCTGGTCAGAAGCAGGGCTGCTGCGGTCACCTGCACTTGCAGGAGGGTCTGAGACACGGGAACACCTCCCCGGTGGCCTTGGGTCCCCTGATGTTATGTTCAGTCAACTGcgcgggtgtgtgtgtgcgttttgGAAAGGAAACTGGCTTTTCCTTGAGACACTGTTGCACTCTCTCGGTAAGTGCTGCTGGGAAGAGGCGGGGATGGGACGTCTGTGGAAGGGCCTGTGGAAGAGCACTGGCGTCCTCTGTGTCCCCCTGcggggctgagggctgggctTGTTCTCAGGGCACATTCTCTGCGGTGACCCCTTGTCAGCCTGGACATGGCTCTGAGATGGGGTGTCAGCAGGAGCAAAGGGGCCCGGGCCCCCCAGCTGGCAGCGGCCGTTCTTGGCCTGTGCCCCCACCTCCTCTCGGGAGCAGCTCCCGCCCCACCTTTCATGACCCATGGCCCCTGCTTGACCTGCCACAAGCAGGGTCCGGTCTTCGGCAGCCTGAGTCCTAGGAGCACCCTCAGCCATCCTGTCTTTTCCCGTGTCATCGTCCTGAGAAGTCTGGGAGGACTCGCTCtcttgtctatttcattgatgaaAAGTCCTGAGAACAGGTGTCTGGAGGCCGGAGTGCTTGGCAAGTGGGTCACCAGTGTCATTGGGCCGCCCCCAGGCCCACGTGGGGTCAGTGGGTTTGGACTGAGGCTCATGCACCACAGGATTCGGATTTTATCTGTGAGATGTGACGCGTGGGTTCTTGGGAGCTTTTCCATGAGCATTCCAAGGTCAGAACAGAAGCTGCTTTTAAATACCGTTCATCATAAAAGTCactccctgcccagcctggccGTGTTAATTCTGTAGTCTCACCCCTAGCCCAGCCTGACAGTGCATCAGTGCTGAAATGTCTCCTTCCACCTGGGACCCACGGCAGCGCGCAGGGTCGCTCGGGGCCTTCAGGGCTCATCGGTGTCTGAGCCATGGGAAGGGCACCTGGAAGGGTGTGTGGCCCCCATCCTCCCCGAGGGTGATTTATGGTGGTTCTTGATCAGGCCGGGTAGTGTGTGGAGTCTGCGTTTTAACTCAGGTGGAAGGAAGAAGGCTTGTCGTGGTGCGTCTTTCTAAAACCCTGGATTTTCCCGCCTGGTGGTTAGACCTGCAGTGTGTTGTTCACGTTTCCAAGTTGACGTTTGGTGAGCGTGCTGTGAGGACGCGGGCCATGTTAAAGTGGCTGTCAGCTGGGCGTAGGTCTGCCCTGTGGGCCTCGTGTGGTCCGTACACCAGGAGCTGCACGTTTCATTGTGCTATGTCTGTGACAGCTGGCGGGGAGGCTGCCATCAGTGGTGTGAGAGCCCTGCGGCCACCTGCAGCTTGATGCGGAGCCCGGGGTGACCCACTTCCAGAATTTCTGGCTCCTGCTTTTGCCATTTAACTCCCTGCCTAGAGGGGGTTTCCTGCTACCACGTGGCCCCATGGGAAGGCAGACGGGGTGAGTTGAACTTCCAGAGCGAGTGTGGTCACCCGTGGGACAGTCCTGGGGCAAGGCCTCCCGTCTCCTCCCCCAAGTCAGCGGGACGTGGAGGCCGAGTCAGCAGCTGAAAAGAATGGACGTTTCCCCCAGGCTGCGAGTTAGCCGTGAAAGGGCAGCGGGCGCATGGCCGCCGGTCCTGGGCAGCTCCCACTCGGGGTGTCTGGCCGGCGTCCCGAGGCTCAGCCCAGCTGTCGTGGGGGAGGGGAACGCAGGCGGAAACTGGGGACATTACTCGCAGCCTGTCAACTGTCCGCAGAAGTAAGTGCTAAGTGCTACAAAAAAGAGCCTGGTGTGGGGGCTGGTGTCCCGGAAGCGCCCGTGTCTTAGTGTTCAGAGTGGTGCTCTTCGTGGaaagtgtgtctgtctgtctgtctgtcccggTAGAAGGTGCTCAGTTACCCTTCGACTTCTGGCTCCGTCAGCCTGGACTCTGACAGCCACGTGGAGCAGATGCTGAGGGGTGGGGTCGTGTCCCCCGGGCACGCCGGGCCTTCTCTCTGTTGCCCGGCCACGCTCCATCCTCCATCGTTTCCTGATTGTTGTCTCCTGCTGTGAGGTCTCACTCCACTTCCTGGGCCTTTTCTGCACTGAGAAGTGAATGCCCCAGGCCCCGAGGCTCAGCTCTGACCTTTTCTGTTGGCCACCTGATGCCCATCCGTCCGAGGGCCGCCTCTGCTGCTCCCTAGGGGCACTGGGCCAATGACACAGGCTTGTAACGGTGTGTGTGTGGTACCGGTGCCCCTGCGGCTCCCCTAGAAGTGGCTCCAGCACCATCCTGGCGCACAGGAGCTCAGCGTGTTTGAAATGTTGCTGTCTCAAGTGGCATGTGTGTGGCTGGCTGTCCAGCCGCCCAGGATGGAGTTCAGGTTTTCCTTCCTGACTACACGGTGGGAAGGGAAGGTCGCTTGTGCAGAAAAAGACTTCTTCATGGGCATGGGGCTGCCCCGATGCTTGGACGGAAGGGCATCCCGTcagggctgtggggctggggtgggagtagGGTCAGGGGCCGGGCGCCCACCTGGCTGAACAGCGTGTCTTGCAGTGACACACCCCCGCCCTGCATTTCCAGAGTGGCGGGAGAGCAGGCTGGCCTGAGAGAACTGGGTGTCCTGCTCTGCCGGGTGGAGCTTCTTGAGAGTCTGCTGGGGTCCCGGTGGGCTGGGGTGGCCCAAGTTCCTGGTGGGGCCTTCCCGCAGGCAGCGCGACTCATCCCACCGTCCTGCAGAGACGCGCTGCGAGCGGGACAAGCCTTCACCGGTCACCCCGACGGCGCCGCCGGCACCTCCACGCCCCTCGGTGACCAGGTACAATGTGACCGACGGCAACAGGACCTGCCTGCTGGCCACCATGGGGCTGCAGCTGAACGTCACCTACAGCCGGAAGGATAACACGGTAGGCCCTGCCCTGTGTGTCCTGGGACCCCAGTGCCCCCAGCTGATGGCACGCAGCCATACCCCAGTTTCCACGCAGGCTGCTGCTTCTGAGGCGGCAGGACTGAGCCATCCTGATGGTGGCAGCAATGTGTGCTGTTTGTCACCACGGACGGGGGTGACCTGAGAGAAGGCTGAGCCAAGCACTTCACTGCCAGACACTCGAGTCATTTCCATGCTCTTCCTTTGAGATTGTTTCTCCCCAATGGTGACAGAGTCTGAGGGGTGGCAGGTCCCTCGCTTGTGACACATGTGGAGAGTAGCGTCaggggacagggtgagggggccCTGCCCACTCCTGCAGGGACGTCTTTCTGAAAGCAGCCAGGAGGAGCAGAATTGTTGTGAAACCAGAAATCTGCCTGCACGCACTTGTAAAGCTCCCTTCTGGTTCTCGGTAACGGGACCGTGCCCTCAAAAGTTCCTGCTTCAGGCTGCCTGTCTTTGCAGGGGGACCTGCCATGAGGGGACATGTAACCTTTCGGCTTTTTTCACTCAGACTGTGACCAGAGAGTTCAACGTCAACCCAAACAAGACCACGTTCAGCGGGAGCTGCACCGCCCAGCTGGTGACCCTGCTGCTCCAGAGCGAGGGCCTGGCCCTCCTGGCCTTCCAGTTTGGGATGGTGAGGCTCCCGCCCTGCACCCCACCCACCGCCCTGCCTCCCCTGTCCGTGGGTCTCCGGATCCGTGgctcccccaccccttttccaAGAGCAGATGCCTCTGCGTTCACTCCACGGACGGCATGCAGGCCTCCTGCACCCACCACACTGTGGAGGGAAGGGCGTCCGAGACCTCAGACACGGTCCTCGGCCCTGCGCAGGGGTGGCGCCCCCCTCACTTTCTCTTTATGTGTCCCCTGGGGAGGTGTACAGGTAAAGTCAGCAAAGCACTGTGGGAAAAGCGTAAGTGCCACCGGTGAATTACTGTGACATGCTTTGCGGACCAGCTGCTTAACAGCTGGGTTTCTCTGATAAAGTTGGCTTTTTCGGAGTCTGGCTCCTGCAGTCCCCATTTTAGCAGAGAATGTGGTTGTGTGGTGAGGTCTGAAGATGCTAATCAGAGCTTGTGTTCCCCAGACAATAGGGCGCTGTGTGCAGACGGGACGCCCCGCAGCCGGGGCACAGGGGTCACGTGCACCACCAGgtgactccccccccccccgtctgtGGGCACAGGAGCCGGGGATCATTAAGGGTTGTCTCTTTCTCTTGAAGAATACGAGCTCCAGCCAGGTTTTCCTGCAAGGGATCCAGCTGAACATGACTCTGCCTGACGCCAGAGGTAAGTACCCCCCCCCACCCTCCCGCCCCCGTTCAGGCGCCCCGAGCACACACTCCACTGCCTTTGCAGACCCCACCTTCGGAGCCGCCAACAGCTCACTGAGGGCGCTCCAGGCTGCTGTCGGGAACTCCTACAAGTGTAACGCGGAGCAGCGCGTGCAGGTCACCGAGGCCTTCTCCCTCAACATGTTCAGAGTGTGGGTCCAGGCCTTCCAGGTGGATGGGGACAAGTTTGGGCCTGGTGAGTAGCGAGGAGGGCACGGGTCAGACCACGTGGGGACTGGTGGCGGGCCCGGGGACCCggttcccctccctgccctgcagcaCCTCGGCTCCAGGGGCCTGGCCTGTCGGCAGAGCATGGGTGGGGGCCTCCCCGGGGGGTCGGGTGCCCTGGGGGTCAGGTCTCGGGCCCCGGAGGTGCAGTGGCCATCTGTCCTGCAGTGGAGGAGTGCCAGCTGGACGAGAACAGCATGCTGATCCCCATCGCCGTGGGCGGCGCCCTTGCAGGGCTGGTCCTCATCGTCCTCATCGCCTACCTGATTGGCCGGAAGAGGAGCCACGCTGGCTACCAGACCATCTAGCCGCCCGCCCACGCACCAGCGATggctgcagagggagggaggggcccacTTCCTTGCAAACTGGTTTTCAAACCTGCTTTATCCAATGTGAGGTTTATCCAGCAGCATTTACTATGCACAAGAGCAGCCACGGAAATGATGGTGTTACCTTTGCTAACTGGGTTAAGTATTTTGCTAACTGGTTAAATGTTGATATTTACCAAAGTAGACTCTAAGGGGGGCGGGGGGTAGAGTGCTTTTCTACACGGGCACTGGCTCCACTTCGTTCAGCTTCTCAGATTCTGGTGTTCGGTCTCCTCACTCAGGTTTAGGCCTTATAGCAGGAGGGTGTCCAGTCCTGACACCTGCCCAAGGGCGGCTGTGGCCACGAGGCTGGCGTGCTGAGAAGGCAGTGGAGGACGAGTCTAGGCCAGCAGCACAGGAGACGAAGACCTGGGGTGGGAGCCAGGGTGGGCCTGGCCCCTCGAGTGTCAGGGTCCGGGTCCTGTCCCCACGCTCTGCTGCTCAAGAGCTGGTACTTTTTTaaataggagaaaatgggtgttattttacttttttgtcaagtggttttcaggcttCTGTTGGAGGTTGGGGTGACCTTGTCGCACTGTGTACAGTAATCGTTCAGTCTGATTTATCGCTTGCAGCTCAGTGGGCTGTGCACTGAGGGTCCGTCCCGTCCTGGGACGCGAGGCTGCAACAATGCTAATAAAGCGTCTTTTTGTTCATCCGTCTGGACCTCTTGCCTCTGTCGGCTCCTGTGAGAGGGCGTGTGGGGGAGTTGGGGTGGGCCCGATTCTTTGGAGGGAGGGCTGATAGGCAGCTGGTCCTCTGGGCAACTTGAGAACtcggtggtgggggagggggtcaggCCTCTGACAGCACGGCGTTTGGAGCCTAGTGGTGCTGGAGACACCTCGGCCGGCGGCAGCAGAGGCCTTCGGAGCCAGGGCTCGGGCCTGAGTCAGCCAAGACCTGTGTTCTCAGAGGGTCCCTGGCCTAGGTGGACAGTGGCCCACACGCCGTGCCTAGGGCCTGCCCCAGAAACTTACTTAGGTTGTGTGGTCTGCTACATCCAGTCCTTTTCACACCAGGCCCTGCTGGGTGGGGCTGGCCAGGGACACGAGGTGGGCAGGGCCCTGGTGGCAGCACAGCCATGGTTTCCCCGTGTCCGTCTCCCCAGGGTGGAGCCCAGGTGAGAGAAACTGGCAGCTGGCCTGTCACATGGGGCTCAGGccctgggggtgaggggcagagTGCGACGTTAGATGTGCATCTGCCCAGGGGGCAGAGGCTTCCAGGGGCCCAGCAGGTCCCTGTGGGCCTGGGCAGGCCCCATGGTGCGCTGGTTTGCTTCTGAGAAGGGGAACTTCTGTCACTTCGGCTGCTTCCAGGAAGAACCCCCGTCCCCACGTGGCCCACGCAAGGCACTGCCTGCCCAGGTGGCAGGTGTCTGCAGAGGCAGAGGGGGtcggggttggggtggagggCTGGGGTCCGGCCCTGAGAGGAGGAGTCCGGGGTGACACAGCCACATCGGCATGGAGGGCCCGCATCAGACTGGCAGCCCCTGAATCTTACTGTGCGCTTTATTCTTCACACGGCTCGATGACTCAAAAAATCATTCTGAAAACTTCCTTTCTACAAGAGACCGCGAGCACGAACCCCGCCCCCAAGGTCAGCGCTGAGGCGCAGAGGACAAGGGCGCCCTTGGGGCGCTGATTCCCGGCGCCTGCCGAGACGTCACTCAATCTGGGTGCCGACGTAACAAACGCACGTCTCATGTTTCACGTGTTACCAACATCTcaggtaaaaatatatttttagaaacataGCACTTCATCACTCACAGGCAAGACTTAATTACACAGGAACATTTGAATCGCTCCTTCAAAACCTGGCGGAGGTTCAGCCACATCCAGCGCGTCCAGCCGTGGTGTCAGCCCCGAGCCAGCAGCCGGGCCCTGCAGTGCTCCCGCAGCCGGGCG
This window encodes:
- the LAMP1 gene encoding lysosome-associated membrane glycoprotein 1 isoform X1; this encodes MAAPGGARPRPLLLLLLAGLVHGASSVFVVRDGNGTACVMASFSAAFSTVYDTAGGPKNATFSLPSDAHVLNSSFCGKGGASDSTLMIEFGGGHTLTLNFTRNATHYNVQLMSFVYNLSDVQIFPNASSKGTQTVESTPDIVAGMNTRYRCVSSSQVHMGSMTVTLWDTTIQAYLPSSGFSKEETRCERDKPSPVTPTAPPAPPRPSVTRYNVTDGNRTCLLATMGLQLNVTYSRKDNTTVTREFNVNPNKTTFSGSCTAQLVTLLLQSEGLALLAFQFGMNTSSSQVFLQGIQLNMTLPDARDPTFGAANSSLRALQAAVGNSYKCNAEQRVQVTEAFSLNMFRVWVQAFQVDGDKFGPVEECQLDENSMLIPIAVGGALAGLVLIVLIAYLIGRKRSHAGYQTI
- the LAMP1 gene encoding lysosome-associated membrane glycoprotein 1 isoform X2, with the protein product MLAGLVHGASSVFVVRDGNGTACVMASFSAAFSTVYDTAGGPKNATFSLPSDAHVLNSSFCGKGGASDSTLMIEFGGGHTLTLNFTRNATHYNVQLMSFVYNLSDVQIFPNASSKGTQTVESTPDIVAGMNTRYRCVSSSQVHMGSMTVTLWDTTIQAYLPSSGFSKEETRCERDKPSPVTPTAPPAPPRPSVTRYNVTDGNRTCLLATMGLQLNVTYSRKDNTTVTREFNVNPNKTTFSGSCTAQLVTLLLQSEGLALLAFQFGMNTSSSQVFLQGIQLNMTLPDARDPTFGAANSSLRALQAAVGNSYKCNAEQRVQVTEAFSLNMFRVWVQAFQVDGDKFGPVEECQLDENSMLIPIAVGGALAGLVLIVLIAYLIGRKRSHAGYQTI